One region of Oryza sativa Japonica Group chromosome 10, ASM3414082v1 genomic DNA includes:
- the LOC4347978 gene encoding probable NAD(P)H-dependent oxidoreductase 2 gives MAMATIPEVPASALLPTMPRIGMGTAAFPFTSSEETTAALLRAIELGYRHFDTARLYATEGCVSEAVAEAVRRGLVASRADVFVTSKLWCSDLHAGRVVPAARETLRNLGMDYVDLLLVHWPATVAPGSYDFPFPKEEMAPAFDMEGVWRGMEECHRLGLARAIGVSNFSAKKLEQLLSFAVVRPAANQVEMNPMWQQRTLREVCRREGVQLCGYSPLGAKGTPWGSAAVMDSGVLHDIAQTKGKTLAQICLRWMYEQGDVLLVKTYNENRMKENLDIFDWELTEEERDKISKLPQQRGLTGMQFVCDNGPYKCVEDLWDGA, from the exons ATGGCAATGGCGACCATCCCGGAGGTGCCTGCGAGCGCGCTGCTCCCGACCATGCCGCGCATCGGCATGGGCACGGCGGCGTTCCCCTTCACCTCCTCCGAGGAAACCACGGCGGCGCTGCTCCGCGCCATCGAGCTCGGCTACCGCCACTTCGACACGGCGAGGCTGTACGCGACGGAGGGCTGCGTCAGCGAGGCCGTCGCGGAGGCCGTCCGGCGCGGCCTCGTCGCCTCCCGCGCCGACGTGTTCGTCACCTCCAAGCTCTGGTGCAGCGACCTGCACGCCGGCCGCGtcgtgccggcggcgagggagacgcTCCGCAACCTCGGAATGGACTACGTCGACCTGCTCCTCGTCCACTGGCCGGCGACCGTGGCGCCGGGCAGCTACGACTTCCCGTTCCCCAAGGAGGAGATGGCGCCGGCGTTCGACATGGAGGGCGTGTGGCGCGGCATGGAGGAGTGCCACCGGCTGGGCCTCGCGCGCGCCATCGGCGTCAGTAACTTCTCCGCCAAGAAGCTGGAGCAGCTGCTGTCGTTCGCCGTGGTTCGGCCGGCGGCGAACCAGGTGGAGATGAACCCGATGTGGCAGCAGAGGACGCTGCGGGAGGTGTGCCGGCGAGAGGGGGTGCAGCTGTGCGGGTACTCGCCGCTGGGGGCGAAGGGCACGCCGTGGGGCAGCGCCGCGGTGATGGACTCCGGCGTCCTGCACGACATCGCCCAAACCAAGGGCAAGACGCTTGCTCAG ATTTGTTTGAGGTGGATGTACGAGCAGGGTGATGTTTTGTTAGTGAAGACATACAATGAAAATAGGATGAAGGAGAATCTTGATATTTTCGACTGGGAGCTCACTGAGGAAGAGAGAGACAAAATCAGCAAACTCCCCCAGCAGAGGGGTCTGACTGGAATGCAGTTCGTCTGTGACAATGGGCCTTACAAGTGCGTCGAAGATTTGTGGGATGGTGCTTAA